One region of Anthonomus grandis grandis chromosome 22, icAntGran1.3, whole genome shotgun sequence genomic DNA includes:
- the LOC126749028 gene encoding uncharacterized protein LOC126749028: MVLVKQGIKGVFFLLRNDYPKLYQGYRKCSDLSIVKTQLEVPTFCDIHLDLACKVRIKPLNINKYHNSNVFLLQTDMKYDNAIEHYIDGNKVIVKSHEKLNQNTLCSIKAPVKANLHVKSRNDVTIGFFHGDKLTINTEGNIFVDRFQGDTLDVTTTNGSIILNNYIQAANISATVTNGSISTGRLQGNNLKLKVIENGSLSVQSSYCNDSVFVVEKGNMELDNIHKNCKIFLVKGNLVLTGFDGQLSTILNSGSADVHLSRLTGDSNITLNGNGNLILRMADTCQDCTTLKIVSPNVDLQDIVRSEIEKTNDGVLLKPEVQSNNSMLVNCLKSDVKLKSTSWQEMIKMKVKNK, encoded by the exons AT gGTTTTAGTAAAGCAAGGAATAAAAGGGGTGTTTTTTCTGTTAAGAAATGATTACCCTAAGCTGTACCAAGGCTATCGAAAATGCTCTGACTTGTCTATTGTCAAAACTCAACTAGAAGTTCCAACCTTTTGTGATATTCATCTTGATCTCGCTTGTAAAGTTAGAATTAAACCtcttaatattaacaaatatcaCAATTCTAATGTGTTTTTACTGCAAACTGATATGAAGTATGATAATGCTATCGAACACTATATTGATGGAAATAAGGTTATTGTAAAAAGCCATGAGAAACTAAATCAGAACACTCTTTGCAGCATTAAAGCACCAGTTAAAGCAA ATTTGCATGTAAAATCGAGAAATGATGTTACTATTGGGTTTTTCCACGGAGATAAACTCACAATTAACACTGAAGGAAACATTTTTGTCGACCGTTTCCAGGGTGATACCTTGGATGTTACCACAACTAATGGATCTATtatacttaataattatattcaGGCTGCTAATATAAGTGCTACTGTTACTAATGGG tcaatttccacaggCAGATTGCAAGGGAATAACTTAAAACTGAAAGTAATTGAAAATGGAAGTCTGTCCGTTCAATCGTCCTATTGTAATGACAGTGTTTTTGTCGTTGAAAAGGGCAATATGGAGCTTGATAACATTCACAagaactgtaaaatatttttggtgaaGGGCAATTTAGTActta ccgGATTTGACGGGCAACTTTCAACAATCTTGAATTCCGGTTCTGCAGATGTTCATCTATCTCGTCTAACTGGCGACAGTAACATTACCCTAAATGGCAATGGCAACTTAATCTTGCGTATGGCAGACACCTGTCAAGATTGTACCACATTAAAAATCGTTAGTCCTAATGTTGACCTACAAGACATCGTCCGATCTGAAATTGAGAAAACCAATGATGGAGTTTTATTAAAACCAGAAGTTCAAAGTAACAATTCTATGTTGGTTAATTGCTTAAAATCTGATGTTAAGCTAAAAAGTACCTCCTGGCAGGAAATGATTAAGATGAAGGTAAAAAATAAGTGA
- the LOC126748777 gene encoding LOW QUALITY PROTEIN: protein Daple (The sequence of the model RefSeq protein was modified relative to this genomic sequence to represent the inferred CDS: substituted 2 bases at 2 genomic stop codons), with translation MAASATDIEEFLGGPLVKWLATCIKKPDSLQVYETYFDGTAINEVLLQIDPEPSLPVPTTSNLQGLNITAARIKIFHCIIRNIKSIYEDELGQVVVSLPDCVTLGRAPASESSLEQLKLLILLLLGCAVQGPTKEIFISRIKELDVDAQHDIVECIKQVTDGQDLVLTLDWTEQAPDKLYSHVRTLTSERDKLLQQWVTDLGQENINITNPKAGQEGVESNHWAVEMADWKARLRKQRQELEEKTELLAEYKEELEHATSLVTKLKAENAELLIEARKVKAYRDEVDVIKERAERADRLDLEIQRYRERLADSEFYKVRVEELREDNRVLLETREMLEQQLIRARERADHVLELEGELLHCKQTINDVILERDAAKEKIQELIDENLQLQQVTKSALQEASLGNISIDSDLEESNSGDNSLSEQLTSNAQARALKLELENKRLLSTIDSLKETNFQESANKILDLEKEKKKLLLKCEQLQENCERLTQQNTELENLFKNAIQENRKIQNGMDSLKIVSDRQIQEIQNGKTRIADLEKNIDNLSKEKQRIQSLCDVVKKRADDAEKSLNQVSEQLQTLQVEVEKGRQAEKLGTELQEKVNSLEKENANLQKEVTKLKQITEEKDVTLDKSLEEKQKYEKEIQKLQLEATNLVSQIEKLQDFEQKATELISQASVHSETIATLQRDLINEKVNNEKFKTSLDKLGLNLDILDNDINIIVEKLLENTDISKSIHTVLKKKNIVSEALCKTCNLEEEAVKQVIKRCILKXTXRQMKLYFQAEKMAQSMNSEWMQQCDKLNADIATLHSINDTLQNENATLKVDISTLKSQVHSLQAQQTALQLANSQLAAEKEELFKQQEQSKYDKESILEDQKTLRKLHEQLNMEYESLKVDQEILKKTNRDLRSEVRCLKEQNDCLEVKVSNSELEKDSLRTDTMNLNNLRAEHSKLKDDFRNLFTASERLKAEYRNVQEELKTLRIESRSLRLNQTEIQGELNSRSDRVAGLQLENARLQQKCDMLFEMNHSLDCDRRSLMDNVSQLLTQYHALLTHSLEDKQHYHSEEKLYTDKVNNLCRQKEKLEEKIMEHYRRLDNASNKKKGFGATLVRRVRKAGSDIMNKVPRNRRSWHEEATRLSQSQFTLTGPGSGESDNRDSDRDSTEDTPMVNVERKAPNLEPFRRNTSATGSLRGQKPRDEVALRRSHRDLSVHRSSIAGDQVFNREQGSALSLGSVGSRRTVYLSEDDTVPVSSETPPATIPTNQNNSNPPLLVYNRISTVIGADSSQAQVRRPSTPQNSLPPQPVASTEENANLANSTKKEKNAKETAIWYEYGCV, from the exons ATGGCAGCTTCAGCTACAGATATAGAGGAGTTTTTAGGGGGCCCCCTTGTCAAGTGG CTTGCAACATGTATTAAAAAGCCTGATAGCCTTCAAGTGTATGAAACCTATTTTGACGGAACTGCTATTAATGAAGTTCTGCTCCAAATCGATCCAGAACCATCTCTTCCAGTACCTACTACCTCTAATTTACAAGGGTTGAACATAACAGCAGCAAGAATCAAAATTTTTCATTGcataattagaaatattaaaagtatttatgaaGATGAGCTGGGGCAGGTTGTGGTTAGTCTTCCAGATTGTGTTACATTAG gaaggGCACCAGCTTCAGAATCATCCTTAGAGCAACTAAAGTTACTTATATTGTTGTTACTAGGCTGTGCTGTACAGGGGCCgacaaaagaaatatttattagcaGAATTAAAGAGTTAGATGTTGATGCGCAACATGATATTGTAGAGTGCATTAAacag GTAACTGATGGCCAAGATCTGGTTTTAACACTTGATTGGACAGAACAGGCTCCTGACAAATTATATTCTCATGTTAGAACATTAACCTCTGAAAGAGATAAACTTTTGCAACAATGGGTAACAGATTTAG GtcaagaaaatataaacatCACAAATCCAAAAGCTGGACAAGAAGGGGTAGAATCAAATCATTGGGCTGTAGAAATGGCTGACTGGAAAGCGAGGTTAAGAAAGCAGAGACAAGAACT agaaGAAAAAACAGAACTACTTGCAGAATATAAAGAAGAGTTAGAACATGCAACCAGTCTGGTAACAAAATTAAAGGCAGAA AATGCAGAGTTGTTAATTGAAGCCCGCAAAGTGAAAGCATATAGAGATGAAGTAGATGTAATAAAAGAAAGAGCTGAACGAGCAGATCGACTGGACCTAGAAATCCAACGTTATAGAGAAAGATTGGCTGATTCAGAGTTTTATAAAGTGAGAGTGGAAGAATTGCGTGAAGACAATAGAGTCTTATTGGAAACCagag aaatgttgGAACAACAGTTGATTAGAGCTAGAGAAAGAGCTGACCATGTATTGGAGCTTGAAGGAGAATTACTTCATTGCAAGCAAACCATCAATGATGTCATTCTG gaacGAGATGCCGCTAAAGAAAAAATCCAAGAGCTTATCGATGAAAATCTTCAGTTACAACAAGTAACAAAATCCGCCCTTCAAGAGGCTAGTTTAGGTAACATTAGCATAGATTCCGATCTGGAGGAATCGAATTCCGGTGATAATAGTCTGTCGGAGCAATTAACGAGCAATGCACAAGCGAGAgcattaaaattagaattagaaaataaaC GTCTTTTAAGTACCATAGATTCTTTAAAAGAAACGAACTTCCAGGAGAGCGCCAACAAGATTTTAGACTTggagaaagaaaagaaaaaactgttGTTAAAATGCGAACAGCTGCAAGAAAACTGTGAAAGGCTTACTCAGCAAAACACTGAGTTGGAAAATCTGTTTAAAAATGCCATTCAAGAGaatagaaaaatacaaaatg gtatggATTCGCTGAAAATTGTTTCAGACCGTCAAATCCAAGAAATTCAAAATGGAAAAACCAGAATAGCGGATCTAGAGAAAAATATCGATAACTTATCCAAGGAAAAACAACGGatccaaagtttatgtgacgTGGTAAAAAAACGAGCAGACGATGCTGAGAAAAGCTTAAACCAAGTTTCCGAGCAGTTACAGACACTTCAG gtgGAGGTAGAAAAAGGTCGTCAAGCGGAAAAACTAGGAACAGAACTTCAAGAAAAAGTCAACtccttagaaaaagaaaatgccAATCTACAAAAAGAAGTGACTAAATTGAAACAAATTACAGAAGAAAAGGACGTAACGCTTGATAAAAGCCTGGAAGAAAAGCAAAAATACgaaaaggaaattcaaaaactacAGTTGGAAGCTACGAATTTAGTATCGCAAATAGAAAAACTGCAGGATTTTGAGCAAAAGGCAACAGAGCTGATATCGCAAGCTTCTGTACATTCTGAAACAATTGCTACATTACAAAGGGATTTGATTAATGAGAAG GTCAAcaacgaaaaatttaaaacgagCTTAGATAAACTAGGACTCAATTTGGATATATTAGACAATGATATCAATATAATAGTAGAAAAATTGCTCGAAAATACCGATATATCAAAAAGCATTCAtactgttttaaagaaaaagaatattgttaGCGAGGCTCTTTGCAAGACTTGCAACTTAGAAGAAGAGGCCGTAAAACAGGTAATTAAGAGGtgtattttaaagtaaacttaaCGTCAAATGAAACTTTATTTTCAGGCCGAAAAAATGGCTCAATCGATGAACTCTGAGTGGATGCAGCAATGTGATAAATTAAACGCCGATATAGCTACGCTCCATTCGATAAATGATACCCTTCAAAACGAAAATGCGACCCTAAAAGTAGACATTTCCACCTTAAAATCACAAGTTCATTCGTTACAGGCTCAACAAACAGCTTTACAGTTAGCTAACAGTCAGTTAGCAGCTGAAAAAGAAGAG ctaTTTAAGCAACAAGAGCAAAGCAAATATGACAAAGAATCTATATTAGAAGAccaaaaaactttaagaaaacTGCATGAGCAACTAAATATGGAATACGAGTCCTTAAAAGTAGatcaagaaattttaaaaaagactaacaGAGATCTGAGATCTGAAGTCAGGTGCTTAAAAGAACAAAACGATTGCTTAGAAGTGAAAGTTTCTAATAGTGAGTTAGAAAAAGACAGTCTCAGGACCGACACtatgaatttgaataatttacGAGCTGAACATTCCAAATTAAAA GatgattttagaaatttatttacTGCCAGTGAAAGATTAAAAGCCGAATATAGAAACGTTCAGGAGGAACTAAAAACGCTAAGGATTGAGTCTAGAAGTTTAAGGTTAAACCAAACGGAAATCCAGGGAGAACTTAATTCTCGATCTGATCGGGTAGCAGGGTTACAGTTGGAAAATGCAAGATTACAGCAAAAATGTGAT ATGCTTTTCGAAATGAACCACTCGCTGGATTGTGATAGAAGATCTCTTATGGACAATGTATCCCAGCTGCTAACGCAGTACCACGCTTTATTAACTCACTCCTTGGAAGACAAGCAACATTATCACTCAGAAGAAAAACTTTATACAGATAAAGTGAATAACCTGTGCAGGCAAAAAGAGaaacttgaagaaaaaattatggagCATTATAGAAGATTGGATAATGCCTCTAACAAAAA GAAAGGGTTTGGGGCTACACTGGTAAGAAGAGTAAGAAAAGCCGGTTCAGATATAATGAACAAAGTTCCTAGG AATCGTCGGTCTTGGCACGAAGAGGCAACCAGACTAAGTCAATCACAATTTACCCTGACGGGACCTGGTTCGGGAGAGTCAGACAACCGAGATTCGGACAGGGATTCAACAGAGGACACACCGATGGTCAACGTTGAACGTAAGGCTCCGAATTTGGAACCATTTAGGAGGAACACAAGTGCTACGGGAAGTCTGAGGGGCCAGAAACCCAGGGATGAAGTTGCGCTTAGAAGGTCACATCGTGATTTAAGCGTGCACAGAAGTAGTATAGCAG GCGATCAAGTATTTAACAGGGAACAAGGCAGCGCCCTAAGTTTGGGTTCCGTTGGTTCCCGTCGAACAGTATACCTTTCTGAAGATGATACCGTTCCTGTTTCATCTGAGACACCTCCTGCGACTATTCCTACCAATCAAAATAATTCCAATCCGCCATTATTGGTGTATAACCGAATATCTACTGTAATAG GTGCAGATTCTTCACAGGCCCAAGTTCGGAGACCATCGACACCCCAAAACTCATTACCGCCCCAGCCGGTAGCCTCAACAGAAGAAAATGCTAACCTAGCAAACTCtactaagaaagaaaaaaatgccaAGGAAACTGCTATTTGGTATGAGTATGGATGTGTTTAG